One part of the Diadema setosum chromosome 22, eeDiaSeto1, whole genome shotgun sequence genome encodes these proteins:
- the LOC140244998 gene encoding uncharacterized protein: MEVQQPQEQLHHPAKPGAVANTNVVCEERSPPTGKQVKPKKKLVKSVTVSGTNMAGKVPQAKQGPKTAEKSSDVEDRLSRLESLLSKVVDALPSVNSTPPKPASRHFVAYDEAHSAGQCEIPMETDFQQCGEPHVRDTGEANREEGEFASDAADVLEIPVLAAKFAKPGDTGLPVDEDLASSTTYLISHPLEEKVLEETASKYPAPSNCVYLATPKVNGPIWDNLPQHTRSRDAKLQRVQKSLTKGLSALIQSFPSPRLTDTQQDALALLCNANFELNSLRKELIKPDMAATYSHLCKPSTPVTKFLFGDELGKRMKDLKEEQKAASGVMRNPISRPQSSTYHPYRGAAFSKQQYRSAGWTASSAASTHRPTAGGSSRPFLGQRPQWGHSKQPPPRTASRPPQQAPQHRPPMQRKK; the protein is encoded by the coding sequence ATGGAGGTACAACAGCCCCAAGAACAGCTGCATCATCCGGCTAAGCCCGGCGCAGTGGCAAACACCAACGTTGTTTGCGAAGAACGTTCCCCTCCGACAGGCAAACAAGTCAAGCCGAAAAAGAAACTAGTTAAGTCGGTCACGGTTTCCGGTACTAACATGGCGGGTAAAGTGCCGCAAGCGAAGCAGGGCCCAAAGACGGCCGAAAAATCCTCGGATGTCGAGGACAGACTATCGAGACTGGAAAGTCTTCTGAGTAAAGTGGTCGACGCGCTGCCCAGTGTAAACTCCACGCCGCCGAAACCGGCATCGCGCCATTTTGTGGCGTACGATGAGGCGCACAGCGCCGGACAGTGTGAAATTCCTATGGAAACTGATTTTCAACAGTGCGGGGAGCCGCACGTGCGTGACACGGGCGAAGCCAACAGAGAAGAAGGCGAATTTGCGTCAGACGCGGCAGACGTGCTAGAAATTCCCGTTCTCGCAGCAAAATTTGCCAAGCCGGGTGATACAGGGCTACCGGTAGACGAGGACTTAGCCAGCTCTACTACTTACCTCATAAGCCACCCTCTAGAAGAAAAAGTGTTGGAAGAGACGGCATCTAAGTATCCAGCCCCGAGCAACTGTGTTTACCTCGCTACACCGAAGGTGAACGGCCCGATCTGGGATAACCTACCGCAACACACACGCAGTAGAGATGCCAAGTTACAGCGTGTGCAGAAGTCGCTGACGAAGGGCCTGAGCGCGCTAATACAGTCCTTCCCATCACCTCGGCTGACCGACACACAGCAGGACGCATTGGCGTTGCTGTGCAATGCCAATTTTGAACTCAATTCGTTGAGGAAAGAACTTATCAAGCCGGACATGGCAGCCACTTACTCTCATCTTTGCAAACCTTCCACTCCCGTCACTAAATTCCTATTCGGGGATGAATtgggaaagagaatgaaagatcTCAAAGAGGAGCAGAAAGCTGCATCAGGGGTGATGAGAAACCCAATTTCGCGGCCACAGTCTAGTACGTACCACCCGTACAGGGGAGCAGCTTTCTCCAAGCAACAATACAGAAGTGCTGGCTGGACTGCAAGTTCAGCTGCCTCAACACACAGACCAACAGCCGGCGGTAGTAGCAGGCCTTTTTTAGGTCAGCGCCCACAGTGGGGTCACAGCAAGCAGCCACCACCCCGCACAGCGAGCCGCCCCCCACAACAGGCTCCACAGCACAGGCCTCCAATGCAGCGCAAGAAATAA
- the LOC140244999 gene encoding uncharacterized protein has translation MKLSLEGKEELKWWINHVFEECAPIKRNRPTLELRTDASGLGWGATNLSIETGGRWNDLEMERARKNDINYLETLAAGFGLKSFCSSLHDVHVLLRSDNTTAVAYLNNMGGIKSKDCDSAARDIWRWCMERNIWVTAAHLPGSENTEADSRSRKFSDRNEWMLNKQAFNKLVSVFGLPDIDLFASRLNNQLERYVTWLPDPNAEAVDAFTLDWGEFKFYAFPPFCLIPRCLQKIRTDRAEGIMVVPNWPTQAWFPKLKRMLKGEAVLITRSRNLLTQPVTHEPHPLYDRIDLLCCRLCGSPSKGQD, from the coding sequence ATGAAGCTGTCATTAGAAGGGAAAGAAGAGCTCAAATGGTGGATTAATCATGTCTTTGAGGAGTGTGCACCAATTAAGCGTAACAGACCTACACTTGAGCTGCGTACAGACGCTAGTGGGCTTGGTTGGGGAGCCACAAATCTGTCCATTGAAACAGGAGGCAGATGGAACGATCTTGAAATGGAAAGAGCTagaaagaatgatatcaattaCCTGGAGACATTGGCAGCCGGGTTTGGACTGAAGTCCTTTTGCTCTTCTTTACATGATGTTCATGTCCTCCTTAGGTCAGACAACACAACAGCAGTTGCTTATTTGAATAACATGGGGGGTATTAAGTCCAAGGACTGTGACAGTGCAGCTAGAGACATCTGGAGGTGGTGCATGGAACGTAATATTTGGGTTACTGCAGCACACCTTCCAGGGAGTGAGAACACTGAGGCAGACAGCAGGTCTAGAAAGTTCAGTGACCGAAATGAATGGATGCTTAACAAGCAAGCCTTTAACAAACTAGTTTCAGTTTTTGGGCTTCCAGACATTGATCTCTTTGCGTCCAGACTAAACAACCAACTTGAGAGATATGTCACTTGGTTGCCAGATCCAAATGCAGAAGCCGTAGATGCATTTACGTTGGATTGGggagaattcaaattctatgccTTTCCCCCATTCTGTCTCATCCCAAGATGTCTTCAAAAAATTAGAACAGATAGAGCTGAAGGCATAATGGTAGTGCCAAATTGGCCCACACAGGCATGGTTTCCTAAGCTGAAAAGGATGTTAAAGGGTGAAGCAGTGCTAATTACAAGGAGTAGGAACCTATTAACGCAACCTGTTACGCATGAACCACATCCCTTGTATGATCGAATTGATCTTCTCTGTTGCAGGTTATGCGGCAGCCCTTCGAAAGGACAGGACTAA